tttggataaaggaGTTGATTGGATTTTaagtatgatatttttttcatttaaatattttttgttgtaatgtTTCATTGGTAAAATATGtttcttagtaattttaattaacaatttgagGAAGTATGACTTATTTAGTAagttaagtatttaaataatagtgcAGGCGTTCTGGGTAGCATTGAAATCTATAATCTTGACTtgcactttttatatttttatctaaaatcgaACACAAATGTAATTAACGCATGTATCGGAACAAAATGCAAACAGTTCTTAGATAatcaaaaagcattttataGGCAAATAGttccattttcaaaaagaaactGTCGATTTGTTTACCCTAAAGTACATGTAattagcatttttttaaatacagagtgggtcattttaatctattatggctaatagctcgttttgtaactaaccaataacaaaataacttgaacaaaagttgcagagtttgatgggggacattatGTTTTGAgatcagattgaacctagttctccgggttgctttaaccTCATGATAATCAGCCACTTAGTTCATTTTTACATCACTTTATCACTTATATCCCaaatatttttggcttaaatgTCGAAAAATCACAAACTATGATTTTTTGTGCCATGTACGGGAAATTTAGAAAAAcggttaactttatttttaactatcaAATTATCGGGTAGTTGTAGTattcaacttaaaatttaagaaaaacaaaatgttttctatCTGTCAATTGGGCTCAACGATTGTAAATATATGGAACAAAAGTTATCATGAGGTTAATAGACAACTTAGATCCTAAAAGGCAAGAaaaagaataacactttaaattagaaagttgatcctcaaaaaaaaaaaaaaaaaaacgtactttttttcgaaaatcgttaactttcgaaggaaatgcaactgaaaaatatgtcattattgcattttatcgacagaaaacacgctagctatagaaaaatgctttagtcaAAACTTTTCAAGGGCAATAGAAGATATTCGCCTGTGTATGacctacaattatttttaaattttcagcgtattttctttcgattaaatgcaataatggcataagttttaaacataaaattttaattttttatgaggatcaacttccTAAGTTAAAGTGTTATACCTCTTACCTATTAGgttctaaattgactattaaaaaaacccgAAGAACTGCCCAATcttatgtcagaacatgatgcccctcTCTCTCAAAAtctgcaacttttttttaaagtttttttttgattggttagttacaaaacaagctattagccataatagattaaaacaGTCCACCCTGTATAACACATATTTTTCACACAATTCTATCTGTATGTTTTTAAGGATTAATAAAAAGATCTTTTTTATTTGGAAGtgattaataattgtttttaattattaacttttattagatgaaataaaaacatctGGATTACGAGGTCGTGGCGGAGCTGGTTTTCCTTCAGGAATGAAGTGGAGTTTTATGAATAAACCAAGTGATGGACGACCGAAGTATTTAGTTGTCAATGCTGACGAAGGTGAACCTGGAACGTGTAAAGATCGTGAAATTATGCGCCATGATCCACATAAACTTGTTGAAGGTTGTTTGATTGCTGGTAAAGCAATGGGAGCTAAAGCAGCTTACATTTATATTCGGGGCGAGTTTTATAATGAAGCATCTAACATGCAAGTCGCAATCGCTGAAGTAcgtctattaaataaaaagcatcgaaatattcttaattaatgtgatttaatattgaaaataattttttaggcgTACCAGGCTGGTTTATTAGGTAAAAATGCTTGTGGGTCAGGCtttgattttgatgtttttatgcATCGTGGCGCTGGTGCATACATTTGTGGAGAAGAAACTGCTCTCATTGAAAGTTTGGAAGGTAAACAAGGCAAACCAAGATTGAAACCTCCATTTCCTGCAGATGTTGGCGTCTTTGGATGCCCTACCACAGTAACTAACGTGGAAACAGTAGCAGTTGCACCAGTAAGTATCTGTGAAAGATGTTGACAGATTtctctattaattttttagatttaatctGTAAAATTACTGAAACATAAGTAGGAAATTCGAAGAGTCTTCGAGTGATCTGGAAATTTTCTGTCTATTCGcacaatacaaattataatttcaatgtttttatcaTCAACAgggttaaaatcatttaaagtttttgttaatcACACTTGCAAGATTTAAAATAGCTTTTGCTATGCTAATAGAAATTTAACTAACCAGATGGTCGTCATGCGATTGCTcttcaaaatgataaattatatcatACTTTTCCATGCGGTTATTTGCCTTTAATCTtgaattaaataagtttaaggAAGTAAGatcatgacaacaatgtttgatttaaagcctcgcaatttttttacaaacatttaacGTTTTGCTCGATTCTGtgaatattccaaaattttactGCCTTTATGTTTGATCtctataatagggtattatcgttagtcaaaaacaatcctgaaatttgaaaaaagttaaaatttatgtaaaaatatacttaaatattctgatttcgagtcataaaagcacttttttcttttaaaatatttaaattaaaaatcgtaatttttaaactgaatgTACCTAAAAACAACGGGGacctataaaaatgaaaaaaaattcgccCAAAGTTAAATAGGTGGCGATCAGattatatagaaaaacaaaatttattaatcaaaaggGAAATTCGTTAATTGCAGTCTTTGAGTATAGAAATAAAGTGTtcgatataaaagttattttaaaagcaaCTTAAAAAAGTTCagaaaaaatctttgaaaagtTTTCTATTGGTGGCAATTCAAAGGAGTGGcggcatttttttattttataataaaagtaaatgatTGATAGTATCATTACCTTTGTGATTATTCTTAGATCACGGATAAGGTTTTGGATAACGGTTAGCtttttttttagacaatttGCCGACGTGGAGGAGCATGGTTTGCCAGTTTTGGTCGTACACGTAACTCAggaacaaaattgtttaatatatcTGGACATGTAAATACGCCATGTACTGTTGAAGAAGAAATGAGTATTCcattaaaagaattaattgaACGACATGCTGGAGGTGTTATCGGAGGTTGGGATAATCTTCTTGCAGTTATTCCTGGTGGTTCATCCACTCCATTAATTCCtaaaaagtaagttaaaattttctattttgagaTATATTTGTATACAGTATGCGCcagaagttttaaaaaactaatatttcttgtatgaaacatttttttgaaaaatgaaaatattcggCGGAAATTTGGCAAAATCTATCTATACgactaaataatttgtaattttaaaagtcTGTTTGccaataaaatgtgtttttggAATGTATATTTAATTGTCAGAGCGCGTTTTTGTAAAATCTCctcaaaatccaaaattggagctaaaagttaaaatttggtcctaaaatttaataatattaccaGATTTGTAATTTGTCAAATCGaattcatatttcgaaaaaattattcattcaaaaaaaattttctaatttaaagtggtCGTCTGTCTTATATCAGTAACGAAATCGAGTTAATCTTTAACAGCCCTTGAAGATCAGGATCCAATTCAGGGTATTCAGGGTATCtatgttttttatatcttttttaccTTCAAAGAAAGAACACATTATAGGTTGGCTAATTATTTTTGGGGCATGCCGTATGATGATAGTCACTGGGTATTAAACATTATCCAAACTTCGAACAAATTCTATagctgtaaaatttttttctttattgattCTTGAACTTCAAGGTAAAACGACCCCTTGATATAATACTGGATTCCTGTCATATTAATAATAGTAGAgtaaaattacgccttgtgtatggattaaaagttcggacagcgaaactttggggtttttcttttcacatcaaaataagtattttttgaaattttttacttttgtggAGTGTTGCAACATATCTAACcaacaaaattctttttaattattgataatgcaatttgtattaattaattttgagacAGAGTATGGGGCACGCTTTTTTACCTGGTATTATGCCCCAGTAAGCATAATAAACCGTCATTTTCTAATTGACATGATTACACTGTCCTCAGTCTTTTTTATTGACCAGGCTGCGGCTCAGGATctggttgaaaaatatttgagggCTGCTTTCTGACATCTGCAGAATATTAACTTTAGAAGTTCAGAGGGTGCTGGAGGTTTTCGAAAAACTGCTCATGAAATCTGTATGCCAGCATGAGcattcaattttactaatatttatttattagccggctgttgttaaatttttataccgtcGTTTTTCCGACATGTTGGGGGGTGGAGGTCACACCAAAGGGCCCAATATATTTATAGGCCactattattctctcttattatattcatttctcttgcattcaagaaaaaatgcaaatggttgttcatattttttcaatagatcGTTTAAATGACATGTTGTTTTCGGTCTTCCACATTGAAAACGCcccaatttcaaagttttcgtaaaagtaaacgttgtaggttacactgaaatgaagccattCACGAAGTGAGTGTTAATCACGAAACTATACCCCCTCTTTGTACTGTAGactataatgaaaattattttgtaaaatgagCAGAAAAAAAAGTTACGACTACGACTTAATGTTACTTGACCAAATttctagataattttatttgcaacaaaaaatgttataataattttttagtgagGCCTGAGGCTTTGTTCTACGTCTAAAAGATACTTGGCCCAAGttctagataattttatttgcaaaaaaaaaaaaaatgtttataataatttttttatgaggccTATAGTTTGTCAGATAAACCATAAAAagcatttgtttgtttttttgttcatGATGGCGGTCGCGAGACAAGGGCTACAACACCACTAACTTGAATTTAACATTACACTAACCCCtcattgatatatatatatataaaaaaaattgcgttcTCAGACAAACGCACGCTTATCccaaaaaatgttacattttaacGGTCTAATTAGGATATTATTGGAGAGGTATCTGAGGAATttcaaaatgcttcaaacaCCTACCAGAAGTATCTACCATACGTTACAAATGGACTTAACTAAtgatttaatattgaataaaatgagtaaaaaactATCGAATCGAAAGTGGTTGTGTTGTTAATTATGAAAACACACCCAGTTATAATACAATATTGCAATTTTACCGATTTCCtggatatttttatgaattaaagagaaaacaaaaccattgtttacaaaataaaacacgcGATGGCGTTCTATTTTACTTTCGTATACTATAATACTCCCGATTTAATTTTTAGGGTTTGCGAAGAAGCAATTATGGATTTCGATGGATTGGTAGCGGTACAAACAAGTTTAGGGACAGCTGCTATAATTGTAATGAACAAACAAACTGATATTGTAAAAGCAATTGCACGGTTAATAATGTTCTATAAGCATGAGTCATGTGGTCAATGTACGCCATGTCGTGAAGGTGTTAATTGgatgaataaaattatgtataggTTTGTGGATGGTAACGCTAAGAAAGAAGAAATTGATATGTTATGGGAAATAAGTAAACAAATTGAAGGACATTCAATTTGTGCATTGGGTGACGGTGCGGCATGGCCAGTACAAGGATTAATTCGTCATTTTAGACCTGAATTAGAAGAACGTATGAGgaaatttcatgaaaaacaagCTGCTTCAGCAAGTGGTTAATTcatgattgaaattttcatagttcTTTCTAAATGCCGctttcaaattgataaattgaatatgttaaaataaatttatttcgtaataaaatttaaatccaaaTGTTTTATTCccataaagtttttattgaagtgttgattttaagttaatttgtaaattattctttttctagtaaaaatcataaaactaaataaagtttttatattttcaaaatagaatattttcatcatttttactttaaaaaatgtggTATATAGTCTAGCCAACAAGATCAAAATGGTGAAAAATACAGATAGTGCTCTTTCTTGAAAATATGTGTGATAGTTCATTGGATttggaatgatgtctagaaaaatgtaccGAAAGcgtttattaacaattatagaTGAAGAAAAGAAGGTATTTCTAAAATAGCAATtgctaaataacaaaaatttctcacTTTCGTCTTcaaagtaaactaaaaaaaaaaaaaaaaaatataaacaattggtgtaaatttttttggcttCGGGAAAGGAGcccttctatatatatatacagggtgtcctggAAGTACCGCACGCTTTTCTTGCAtcagataaaaaatgaaattctaagacgaaaattTCTCTTCCATTTTTTGGTTTGCTGACTTTCCATTTTCACGGATAGTCAGCTCTTAATTAAAGTAGGCAGCCAATCAGAAACTCAATTCTGACTCAGATTGAATAACGAAtgatttttgatactttaaaaataaattattaaataattattattgttaataaaaaaaagtattgaataattgattttgatagaaataatttaagctCTCGGCTCAAACTGAAtacttgataatttttgtaacgcttaaaaatattgatgctacgagcaaaattttggtatatgtgttcataaaatcatctaattagtccatttacggttgtctgtctgcccgtctgtctgcgtgtgtacacgataactcaaaaacgaaaaaagatatacagctgacatttttatagcatgcttagggcgtaaaaagttaGTTCgagttgtatagtatgtattatatgggaatattagttatgtatgtgtgacatgcatgtatgtgtaatgtgagagtgtaatcaacactgtctatgcatggtatttcaacaattaactcagtcaattgtttgttttctcttgtttttctttcttttaataacaataataataattgaataatttatttttaatcttatcAAAAATCATTCATTAGTCAGTCTCAGTCAGAGTCgagtggttttaatttttagttacaacGTTTCTGATTGGCTtcccattttaattaatagctaactaACTATCCGTGCATCGGGTCAAAAAATGGAAGTTAACTTTTCgccttataattttattttctagctGATGCAACAAAAGCGTGCGCTATTTACGggtcaccctgtatatatagcTATATATAGTTAACAAGATCACGGcataagagtttaaaaaattttaatactttgtttataataattttttgagttaacaaaaaatgaaaaattcaagtaatattgtgaaaatttatcatcatattactgtttttgcattaataaaagacatttattaatacaataaaagtatAATCGGGAATTTTTTAGGTCGCCGATCAAGATTCCGAAGTCGGAATCCCGATATACTTCAACTCTCTATGACATAATTGATAATTTcatcgaatatttacagaatatgcTATTTTGTACCAGAAGGGGCGGATTACGACAGGAGTATGCCG
This genomic interval from Chrysoperla carnea chromosome 1, inChrCarn1.1, whole genome shotgun sequence contains the following:
- the LOC123305269 gene encoding NADH dehydrogenase [ubiquinone] flavoprotein 1, mitochondrial — its product is MAGVIIARCGTLPKNYSGIKGILIPLYKNVSLRHNSAGPPPPGTPPPQTKTTFGPLADSDRIFTNLYGRHDWRLKGALKRGDWYKTKEILDKGVDWILNEIKTSGLRGRGGAGFPSGMKWSFMNKPSDGRPKYLVVNADEGEPGTCKDREIMRHDPHKLVEGCLIAGKAMGAKAAYIYIRGEFYNEASNMQVAIAEAYQAGLLGKNACGSGFDFDVFMHRGAGAYICGEETALIESLEGKQGKPRLKPPFPADVGVFGCPTTVTNVETVAVAPTICRRGGAWFASFGRTRNSGTKLFNISGHVNTPCTVEEEMSIPLKELIERHAGGVIGGWDNLLAVIPGGSSTPLIPKKVCEEAIMDFDGLVAVQTSLGTAAIIVMNKQTDIVKAIARLIMFYKHESCGQCTPCREGVNWMNKIMYRFVDGNAKKEEIDMLWEISKQIEGHSICALGDGAAWPVQGLIRHFRPELEERMRKFHEKQAASASG